A DNA window from Lepidochelys kempii isolate rLepKem1 chromosome 9, rLepKem1.hap2, whole genome shotgun sequence contains the following coding sequences:
- the ZBTB33 gene encoding transcriptional regulator Kaiso, with the protein MEGKKLISATDTQYSGMLLQSLNEQRDHGLFCDVTVIVEDRKFRAHRNVLSASSTYFHQLFSVAGQVVELSFIRAEIFAEILNYIYSSKIIRVRSDLLDELIKSGQLLGVKFIAELGVPLSQVKSLSGGIQDGTSETLPSSSDQESLETQICPTKHLSQHVIGGMPVITESFSLHGEEYETTKITVSDSDDDDDVIFCSEIVPAKERSPETSAVAQSQPCPNPAVVSDQTSCSTGGSPPLTSIAATQKLTSSANQPNPNQTQTSAESLESSTPKHLTPNIILLNQSQLNSSLSVSSSHQQHVSPTVNLLGENQQPSNNESLAEMETNAVEEEEEEEEEEDVEDDDIISSSSPGSVSSSSLVQQSSPPKVAAFEGSGVQKKQVVTFPQEPSSKPGEFKIKISDVLTGSNKDSSVGVASKHVMEGQKIITLDTATEIEGLSTGCKVYANIGEDTYDIVIPVKDDPDEGEVKLDEMPRTSGDDPANRKRMKLKHDDHYELIVDGRVYYICIVCKRSYVCLTSLRRHFNVHSWEKKYPCRYCEKVFPLAEYRTKHEIHHTGERRYQCLTCGKSFINYQVMASHIRSVHSQDPSGDTKLYRLHPCRSLQIRQYAYITDRSSSIPVINEDGLVYRVGAGKDDAEGTTSNPPTKPMTWDDIFIQQGSESLFKQNLSEGSTEFEFVIPESY; encoded by the coding sequence ATGGAGGGAAAAAAACTGATTTCTGCAACAGACACCCAGTACTCTGGAATGCTACTCCAGTCTTTGAATGAACAACGTGACCATGGACTTTTTTGTGATGTTACGGTCATCGTGGAGGACCGGAAATTTCGAGCCCACAGAAATGTCCTTTCTGCTTCTAGCACGTATTTTCACCAGCTTTTCTCAGTTGCTGGGCAAGTGGTGGAACTGAGCTTTATAAGAGCAGAGATTTTTGCAGAAATACTCAACTATATATATAGCTCAAAAATAATCCGAGTTCGATCAGACTTACTTGATGAGTTGATTAAATCAGGGCAATTATTGGGAGTTAAATTTATAGCAGAACTGGGTGTACCTCTGTCACAAGTAAAAAGCCTATCTGGTGGCATCCAGGATGGTACTTCAGAAACTTTACCTTCTAGCTCAGATCAAGAGAGTCTTGAAACACAAATATGCCCAACAAAACATTTGAGTCAACATGTAATTGGTGGGATGCCTGTTATAACAGAATCATTTTCCTTACATGGTGAAGAATATGAAACTACAAAAATTACAGTGAGTGattcagatgatgatgatgatgtcatcttTTGCTCTGAAATTGTGCCTGCGAAGGAGCGTTCTCCAGAGACCAGTGCAGTGGCACAGAGCCAACCTTGCCCAAATCCTGCTGTGGTTTCTGACCAAACGTCCTGTAGCACTGGTGGATCTCCCCCTCTAACTAGTATTGCAGCAACTCAAAAACTCACTTCCTCTGCCAACCAACCCAATCCAAACCAAACGCAAACTAGTGCTGAATCACTTGAATCCTCAACTCCAAAGCATTTGACCCCCAACATCATTTTGCTAAATCAGTCTCAACTTAATTCATCACTAAGTGTCAGTTCCTCACATCAACAACACGTGTCTCCTACAGTTAATTTGCTTGGGGAGAATCAACAGCCATCTAATAATGAGTCTTTAGCTGAAATGGAAACAAATGctgttgaggaggaggaggaagaagaggaggaggaagatgtggAAGATGATGATATCattagctcatctagtccagGTTCAGTCAGTAGCAGTTCTTTGGTTCAGCAATCTTCTCCCCCCAAAGTAGCAGCATTTGAAGGATCAGGTGTACAGAAAAAACAGGTTGTTACTTTTCCACAGGAACCATCTTCCAAACCTGgagagtttaaaataaaaatctcagaTGTTCTTACTGGAAGCAACAAGGATTCTTCTGTGGGTGTAGCATCAAAACATGTGATGGAAGGTCAGAAgatcataactttagatacagctACTGAAATAGAAGGCTTGTCAACAGGTTGTAAGGTTTATGCAAATATTGGTGAAGATACATATGACATAGTAATTCCTGTAAAAGATGACCCAGATGAAGGAGAAGTCAAACTTGACGAGATGCCGAGAACATCTGGTGATGATCCTGCAAACAGAAAACGCATGAAGCTAAAGCATGATGATCACTATGAGCTCATAGTGGATGGAAGGGTCTACTACATTTGTATTGTATGCAAGAGATCCTATGTGTGTCTGACAAGTTTGCGGAGACACTTCAACGTTCATTCCTGGGAGAAGAAGTATCCGTGTCGATactgtgaaaaagttttccctctTGCAGAATACCGTACAAAACATGAAATTCACCACACTGGTGAGCGAAGGTACCAGTGTTTGACATGTGGGAAATCTTTCATCAATTATCAGGTTATGGCTTCACATATAAGATCAGTTCATAGTCAAGACCCTTCTGGAGATACCAAGCTTTATCGTTTGCATCCTTGCAGGTCTTTACAGATCAGACAATATGCATATATTACTGATCGTTCAAGCAGTATACCTGTAATAAACGAGGATGGACTTGTTTATCGTGTTGGTGCAGGAAAAGATGATGCTGAAGGAACAACTTCTAATCCTCCAACCAAGCCAATGACCTGGGATGATATTTTCATTCAGCAGGGAAGTGAatcactttttaaacaaaatctatcAGAGGGTAGTACTGAATTTGAGTTTGTAATACCAGAGTCTTACTGA